A region from the Stygiolobus caldivivus genome encodes:
- a CDS encoding GlcG/HbpS family heme-binding protein, with protein MIIEKKGISLELAERMIDAAEKKAKDMGVPVVIAVVDEGGSLKALRRMDGAPLLSVDIAINKAWTAVAFGIPTHEWYEMIKNDPPLLHGIVHTPRLIIFGGGYPIHYNGQLIGGIGVSGGTSQQDMECAKAGLEVVKKLEGSN; from the coding sequence ATGATAATAGAGAAAAAGGGCATATCCCTAGAGCTGGCTGAAAGGATGATAGACGCTGCTGAGAAAAAAGCTAAAGACATGGGAGTCCCAGTGGTTATAGCTGTGGTTGACGAAGGAGGATCGCTCAAAGCCCTCAGGAGGATGGACGGAGCTCCGCTGCTCAGCGTTGATATTGCCATAAACAAAGCATGGACTGCAGTAGCTTTCGGTATACCAACGCACGAGTGGTATGAGATGATAAAAAATGATCCTCCGTTACTTCACGGTATTGTCCATACACCTAGGCTAATAATATTCGGAGGAGGTTATCCAATACATTATAATGGACAGCTTATAGGGGGAATCGGGGTCTCTGGCGGGACTTCCCAACAGGATATGGAATGTGCTAAGGCCGGGCTT
- a CDS encoding GNAT family N-acetyltransferase yields the protein MIIRVATHQDIREMVEVWGEAIGSTNTEANREVFLIFLELGKCLIAEERGRVIATCCYIPYRDVSWVGNVGVRPEYQHKRIGKRIMTELLSEIKTRSVRLDSTNPGIMLYRGLGFEEEYKTVVYDISGVKDGRKANVTDRLDKWMLHLDGEAFGDDRSKLLSRISGKVVYNEGGFGVIYRNFIGPLIAVDKRNAEELIKYSVSSLGVKMIITIEDKEEFIESLGGRKVYECTRMRRGGIVKEDRGLIYGIFRHAFG from the coding sequence ATGATAATCCGTGTAGCTACACATCAGGATATACGAGAAATGGTAGAGGTCTGGGGAGAGGCTATCGGTTCTACGAACACGGAAGCGAACAGAGAAGTCTTCCTCATTTTCCTAGAACTGGGAAAGTGTTTAATAGCTGAAGAGAGAGGAAGGGTCATAGCTACTTGCTGTTATATACCTTACCGAGATGTGTCATGGGTAGGAAATGTAGGTGTAAGACCAGAATACCAACATAAACGGATAGGAAAGAGAATAATGACTGAGCTACTTAGTGAGATAAAGACGAGGAGCGTTAGGCTCGATTCAACTAATCCCGGTATTATGCTATACAGAGGTCTCGGTTTTGAAGAGGAGTATAAGACGGTAGTTTATGATATTTCAGGAGTTAAAGATGGAAGGAAGGCAAATGTTACGGACAGGCTTGATAAGTGGATGCTCCATCTGGACGGAGAGGCCTTCGGAGATGATAGGTCAAAACTCTTATCACGAATTAGTGGTAAAGTAGTTTACAACGAGGGAGGTTTTGGTGTGATCTACCGTAATTTCATAGGTCCCCTAATAGCTGTTGATAAACGAAATGCGGAAGAGTTAATTAAATATAGCGTGTCCTCTCTGGGAGTAAAGATGATAATAACTATTGAGGATAAAGAGGAGTTTATAGAAAGCTTAGGAGGGAGGAAAGTATATGAATGCACTAGGATGAGGAGAGGTGGTATAGTGAAAGAGGATAGAGGGCTAATTTACGGTATTTTTAGGCACGCGTTTGGTTAA
- a CDS encoding metallophosphoesterase family protein, whose protein sequence is MPLETKILFVSDIHGSEIVLRKALNASKMFSVNYLILGGDLFSKDFLLIRKAGNNYYAGEREVSLSELYEEYKISGIAPLFFERIEEINEFKSNSHFRKEKILEFIEGQAAEWSKIFNEKKQPNIKVLWNTGNDDPLEVDSIMQRYGLDVSENKIEQLDDLLLLTCGYVNPTPWNTYRELPESTLYNKILDKLKGIEHFDNVIFNFHAPPYNTKLDFAVIDKGKRDHVGSTSVREVIEKLQPLLGLHGHVHESAGVDKIGSTNVVNPGSDYKEGILNYALIAIRREMKGFGKFYVKKYDVKAIHLGKG, encoded by the coding sequence ATGCCTTTAGAAACCAAGATTTTGTTCGTGTCAGATATTCACGGATCTGAGATAGTCTTAAGAAAAGCCCTGAACGCCTCTAAGATGTTCTCTGTTAACTATTTAATATTAGGCGGTGACTTGTTTTCTAAGGACTTTCTGCTCATTAGAAAAGCGGGAAATAATTACTATGCGGGAGAACGAGAAGTTTCCTTATCTGAACTATATGAGGAATATAAAATCTCAGGCATAGCACCACTATTTTTTGAGAGAATAGAAGAAATAAATGAATTCAAGTCTAATTCACATTTTAGAAAAGAGAAGATATTGGAGTTTATAGAAGGTCAAGCCGCTGAATGGAGCAAGATATTTAACGAGAAAAAACAACCTAACATCAAAGTACTCTGGAATACTGGAAACGATGACCCGTTAGAAGTCGATAGTATTATGCAGAGATACGGGCTTGATGTCAGTGAAAATAAGATAGAGCAACTCGACGACCTCTTACTTCTCACCTGTGGATATGTTAATCCTACTCCTTGGAATACGTATAGGGAACTCCCAGAGTCAACCCTTTACAATAAAATCCTTGATAAGCTAAAGGGAATTGAACATTTTGACAATGTAATATTTAATTTCCATGCTCCACCTTATAATACTAAATTAGACTTTGCTGTTATCGACAAGGGAAAAAGAGACCATGTCGGCTCAACATCTGTAAGAGAAGTCATTGAGAAACTTCAGCCCCTTCTAGGTTTACACGGACATGTCCATGAATCAGCAGGTGTAGATAAAATCGGAAGTACTAATGTAGTTAATCCCGGTAGCGACTATAAAGAAGGTATATTAAACTATGCCCTCATAGCAATTAGGAGGGAGATGAAAGGGTTCGGAAAATTTTACGTCAAGAAATATGACGTCAAGGCTATCCATCTAGGGAAGGGGTAA
- a CDS encoding APC family permease → MAEDKELKKDNNIQKNLFARESSGLVREINWTTAMFISMGFIAFYALPVSFLSGLYVSPNGLAVLAALLSWIVLLPHAFIWTKISETYQRTAADYVFASRVLHPAIGVGVGLVFGISQMIFDAAIVYDGVGQLASGFSAMGINFGQPYAGIANTLSNPYIVLLIGSVTFTAVILINIFAPKFTNELMGIVTGVALITFVINGALMFTVTPQSVAASGITYQQLVEASSKATPLFSNVGLATIGLMVFTASFLPFVNGATSIAGEVRGGSKAFTRGVFMALVVAGLLITFFISSSIASLGTKFFIGAGILSSSNPTASLLNNPTFDVVLANKNLPLDLFLTIGSYFWYIAVMFAVALFVSRYFMAVAFDKALPTVVSYVSERFHSPVVAHLIDEIITISSLVIITVTPLSSAFFYGMDTADAMALLFGFIIVVLAVIYSSARNTLSALKGNRSLILSMAVIDLIVLSVYAYYWFGNSTIYLGIDMNPATWALIASPFIAGIIIYYVMKYYRAKKEGIDLSMTFKEIPPE, encoded by the coding sequence ATGGCTGAGGATAAAGAGTTAAAAAAAGATAATAATATTCAAAAAAATCTATTCGCAAGAGAATCATCTGGTCTCGTTAGAGAAATAAATTGGACAACTGCAATGTTTATAAGCATGGGATTTATAGCATTTTATGCATTACCAGTATCATTTTTATCAGGGCTCTATGTCTCCCCTAACGGGTTAGCAGTTTTAGCTGCTCTACTCAGTTGGATTGTTTTATTACCTCACGCTTTTATATGGACCAAGATAAGCGAAACCTATCAAAGAACAGCAGCTGATTACGTGTTCGCTAGTAGAGTACTCCACCCCGCAATAGGTGTAGGTGTAGGGCTAGTATTCGGTATATCTCAGATGATTTTTGATGCAGCTATAGTATATGACGGTGTAGGGCAATTAGCTTCCGGGTTTTCAGCAATGGGAATAAACTTTGGCCAACCGTATGCTGGGATAGCGAACACATTGTCCAACCCATATATAGTCCTTTTAATTGGTTCCGTTACATTTACTGCTGTCATATTAATTAACATCTTTGCTCCTAAGTTCACAAACGAGCTTATGGGAATAGTAACCGGGGTAGCGTTAATCACATTTGTGATTAACGGTGCCTTAATGTTTACTGTTACTCCCCAGAGTGTAGCTGCTTCAGGTATAACTTATCAGCAACTTGTAGAAGCGTCCAGTAAGGCAACGCCTCTATTCTCTAATGTCGGTCTGGCTACTATAGGGCTCATGGTATTCACAGCGTCTTTCCTGCCTTTTGTAAACGGAGCTACATCTATAGCTGGGGAAGTCAGAGGGGGAAGTAAGGCGTTTACAAGAGGAGTATTTATGGCACTAGTAGTAGCAGGTCTTCTAATTACATTCTTTATATCCTCAAGTATAGCCTCTTTAGGAACAAAGTTTTTCATAGGCGCAGGAATATTATCTTCTTCTAACCCTACCGCATCACTGCTGAATAATCCTACTTTTGACGTGGTACTAGCTAATAAGAACTTACCATTAGACCTTTTCCTAACTATAGGCTCTTATTTCTGGTATATTGCAGTAATGTTTGCAGTAGCGTTATTCGTCTCTAGGTATTTTATGGCTGTAGCGTTCGATAAAGCCTTACCCACTGTAGTGTCTTATGTAAGCGAAAGGTTCCACAGTCCGGTCGTAGCCCACTTAATAGACGAAATAATTACAATTTCCAGTCTGGTCATAATAACGGTAACACCGTTGAGTTCTGCTTTCTTCTACGGTATGGACACCGCAGATGCCATGGCACTGTTATTTGGTTTTATTATAGTAGTCCTTGCTGTGATATATTCCTCAGCAAGGAACACATTATCTGCCCTTAAGGGGAACAGGAGTCTTATATTATCTATGGCGGTTATTGACCTTATAGTCCTTTCGGTATACGCATATTATTGGTTCGGCAATTCGACTATCTACCTAGGTATAGATATGAACCCTGCTACATGGGCTTTAATAGCTTCCCCGTTCATAGCTGGGATCATTATTTATTATGTCATGAAATATTATAGGGCTAAAAAAGAAGGTATAGACTTGTCCATGACGTTTAAAGAAATACCTCCAGAGTAA
- a CDS encoding arginine deiminase family protein has product MDLKSEFSPLKKVVVSTPGKEKERLTPKTLYELQYAEIPDLEELRSEHDEFKRKLSEAGAEVVDIRDEIKKLPKGEIIEYIIKRSECALTSLESLDITTLADIAISGLTFTEAKALGILKDSIVGEEADLCLRPLVNIMFTRDPGMVMGKTYIAGKMRWESRRAEPELLLKILKPENVVKAERGFFEGGDFMPLGYGKLLMGFGTRSSALGINDVLPKLVDQGELDEAVLVRLETPEYHPNKGIGHLDTVMGIPSKDVIIYYSYLDSMKVYIYSKGGTRRVDRPLREVLKDYLARDLRVVLIGNGEYYSEEREHWLLASNIIVVDNNKIVAYEHNRITNKLLTEAGIKVITFRGNEIIKEGGERSGPRCMTLPLIKK; this is encoded by the coding sequence ATGGACTTAAAATCCGAGTTCTCTCCCTTAAAAAAAGTAGTAGTCTCAACACCTGGTAAAGAAAAAGAAAGGCTAACCCCTAAAACACTATATGAGCTACAGTACGCAGAAATACCTGACCTCGAAGAGTTGAGGAGCGAGCATGACGAGTTTAAAAGGAAACTCTCTGAAGCAGGAGCTGAAGTAGTTGACATAAGAGATGAAATAAAGAAGCTACCTAAAGGGGAAATCATTGAGTATATTATAAAGCGTTCAGAATGTGCGTTAACGTCCCTTGAGAGCCTGGACATAACGACTTTAGCCGATATAGCGATTTCGGGACTTACATTTACAGAGGCAAAAGCACTAGGGATATTAAAGGACTCTATAGTCGGAGAAGAGGCTGACCTGTGTTTAAGACCTCTCGTCAACATTATGTTTACTAGAGACCCCGGAATGGTAATGGGCAAGACGTATATAGCAGGGAAAATGAGGTGGGAGAGCAGGAGAGCTGAACCAGAACTCCTGTTAAAAATACTTAAACCGGAAAATGTAGTTAAGGCTGAGAGGGGCTTCTTCGAGGGCGGTGACTTTATGCCTTTAGGTTACGGAAAGTTACTTATGGGGTTCGGTACAAGGTCTAGCGCACTGGGGATAAACGATGTGTTACCTAAGCTGGTAGACCAGGGGGAATTAGATGAAGCTGTGTTGGTCAGACTTGAGACACCTGAATATCACCCCAACAAAGGTATAGGACACTTAGACACAGTAATGGGTATCCCTTCGAAAGACGTAATAATATATTACTCATATCTTGACTCCATGAAGGTCTACATCTACTCTAAGGGTGGTACGAGGAGGGTTGACAGACCCCTAAGAGAAGTGTTGAAAGACTATTTAGCGAGGGATTTAAGGGTAGTACTTATAGGTAATGGCGAGTATTATTCTGAGGAAAGGGAACACTGGTTATTAGCCAGTAATATAATTGTCGTCGATAACAATAAGATTGTAGCATATGAACATAATAGAATAACTAACAAATTATTGACAGAAGCTGGAATTAAAGTCATAACATTCAGGGGAAACGAGATAATTAAGGAAGGAGGAGAGAGGAGCGGTCCGAGGTGCATGACATTACCTCTAATAAAGAAGTAG
- a CDS encoding PIN domain-containing protein — protein MDSYAWVEFFIGSEKGKKVLTFMSSADEIITPDLVLAELARKYVREGFEENSVRERLKFVEENSVVVCIDRELSVLSANAYLELLDKAKKEGKNKPSITDSILLTLGRKYNAKVVTGDELFRDMEEVIFLE, from the coding sequence ATGGATAGCTACGCTTGGGTAGAGTTTTTCATCGGGAGCGAGAAGGGGAAGAAAGTCCTCACATTCATGTCTTCTGCAGACGAGATAATAACGCCAGACCTAGTCCTAGCAGAGCTGGCCAGAAAATACGTAAGAGAAGGATTTGAGGAGAACAGCGTCAGAGAGAGGCTAAAATTTGTTGAAGAGAACAGCGTAGTCGTATGTATTGATAGAGAGTTGAGTGTCCTGAGTGCTAACGCATACCTCGAATTGTTAGACAAGGCGAAAAAGGAGGGTAAAAATAAGCCTAGTATAACAGATAGTATACTCCTTACGTTAGGTAGAAAGTATAATGCAAAAGTGGTTACCGGGGACGAACTGTTTAGGGATATGGAGGAGGTAATATTTCTCGAGTAA
- a CDS encoding VapB-type antitoxin, with protein MEKTIKVRETTLEMLKRLKEENNFSSIDDTISYLIKLYREEKLKSMFGVDKGKINPFIRDDRVEDRDG; from the coding sequence ATGGAAAAGACGATAAAAGTGAGGGAGACCACACTTGAGATGCTAAAAAGGCTTAAGGAGGAGAATAACTTTTCGTCGATAGACGACACGATCTCATATTTAATAAAACTGTATAGGGAGGAGAAGTTGAAGAGCATGTTCGGTGTAGATAAGGGTAAGATAAATCCCTTCATTAGGGATGATAGGGTTGAGGATCGTGATGGATAG
- a CDS encoding molybdopterin-containing oxidoreductase family protein, whose product MPFARCYMCKNACGIITSVEGKNVRVAPNKDHPQPGICGRGAAGPYLLSHPDRLKSPLIRQGDTLVPTTWDKALDTVVKYLKELLDQGHPEYLAITFHDYGKELLERFSALYGTPNLIGHESVCHGPRTVASELVLGTEGPRSVDPDYPNSKFVVFIGRNPLEGIVPDIVRRIDEGRKKGLKIAVIDPRKSAIAERYAERWVPIRPGTDTAFLLGVIYYMIRNEMYDKDFLVKYTNAPLLVYEDDLTPTGIYSQQLLEEKSLNGRKAITVFSLLEKEGEKVYPRLQQITGVGYDDVKYIAENLWSNRPASVIDDGWHTSFSNDSTYTWMAAFTINAMLGNIDKKGGLIIAKKAKVKLYDKSNVKAQRIDKIRYPLTYAAFQEVYRAILTGSPYPIKALMVIGTNLDGRDPDSEFVRRALKAVDFLAVVDVMPSDVTEYADVVLAESTYLERDELPLPVGWTLDNWVDIHQKTIDPLYDTRPLWWIMLELEHRLGLSSSTFKDLEEMALKQLNVSKEELAQKGALRIEEEVYEVYPYKKPFKTPSGRVEIYSDTLRRAGYYPIPTYIEKNIMPRANDEFFLTTGHTLYHTQDSITFDIPTLVKLAPDNPVMISKNKASQLGINDGDEVEVISLTTGQRVRCKVKVSKGIRDDTVFAYFGFGRHARGERFAYGHGFDVNSLISEQITDPVSGSIAQSLNIVKIRTLK is encoded by the coding sequence ATGCCATTTGCAAGATGTTATATGTGTAAGAACGCTTGTGGGATTATAACCTCAGTAGAGGGTAAGAACGTTAGAGTAGCCCCCAACAAGGATCACCCCCAGCCCGGAATATGCGGTAGGGGTGCTGCTGGCCCTTATCTCTTAAGCCACCCTGATAGGCTAAAATCACCCCTCATTAGGCAAGGTGACACCTTAGTCCCTACGACATGGGATAAGGCGTTAGATACCGTAGTCAAGTACTTAAAGGAACTACTGGATCAAGGACACCCAGAGTATTTAGCAATCACCTTCCATGACTACGGAAAAGAGTTACTGGAAAGGTTTTCCGCTTTATACGGTACTCCGAACTTAATAGGACATGAGTCAGTTTGCCACGGGCCTAGGACTGTCGCCTCAGAATTAGTACTCGGGACAGAGGGCCCGAGGAGTGTAGACCCCGACTATCCAAATTCTAAGTTTGTCGTCTTTATAGGTAGGAACCCCTTGGAGGGGATAGTCCCCGATATTGTGAGGAGGATAGACGAAGGCAGGAAAAAGGGGCTAAAAATAGCCGTGATAGACCCGAGAAAATCAGCTATAGCGGAGAGGTACGCCGAGAGATGGGTACCCATCAGGCCTGGTACTGACACTGCGTTCCTATTGGGAGTAATATATTACATGATCAGGAACGAGATGTATGATAAGGACTTTTTGGTAAAGTATACTAATGCCCCCTTACTCGTATACGAGGACGACCTAACCCCTACCGGTATATATTCTCAACAACTTCTCGAAGAGAAATCCTTGAACGGGAGGAAAGCCATTACGGTATTCTCGCTATTAGAAAAGGAAGGGGAAAAAGTCTACCCTAGGCTACAACAGATCACCGGAGTGGGTTATGACGACGTTAAATACATAGCGGAAAACCTCTGGTCTAACAGACCCGCATCTGTTATAGATGACGGTTGGCACACCTCTTTCTCGAACGACTCTACATATACATGGATGGCGGCATTTACAATTAACGCTATGCTAGGCAATATAGATAAGAAGGGAGGGTTAATTATAGCTAAAAAGGCTAAGGTTAAACTCTACGATAAGAGTAATGTAAAGGCACAGAGGATAGATAAGATCAGGTACCCCCTTACATACGCGGCATTCCAGGAGGTCTATAGGGCTATCCTTACGGGTAGCCCCTATCCTATAAAGGCTTTAATGGTAATAGGTACTAACCTCGATGGTAGAGACCCCGACTCTGAGTTTGTAAGGAGGGCATTAAAGGCAGTAGACTTTCTGGCAGTGGTCGACGTAATGCCTTCCGACGTTACCGAATACGCCGACGTGGTCTTAGCAGAGTCTACGTATCTAGAGAGGGACGAATTACCTTTACCTGTGGGTTGGACTCTAGATAACTGGGTGGACATACACCAGAAGACTATAGACCCCCTATACGACACGAGACCTTTATGGTGGATTATGTTAGAACTAGAACATAGGCTTGGTTTGTCAAGCTCAACATTTAAAGACCTTGAGGAAATGGCCCTGAAACAACTTAACGTAAGTAAAGAAGAGCTAGCCCAAAAAGGCGCATTAAGGATCGAGGAAGAAGTGTATGAGGTCTATCCCTATAAAAAGCCGTTTAAGACACCGTCAGGTAGGGTTGAGATATACTCTGATACTCTGAGGAGAGCAGGGTATTACCCCATCCCCACATATATTGAGAAGAACATTATGCCGAGGGCTAATGACGAGTTTTTCCTTACGACAGGTCATACGCTATACCATACGCAAGACAGCATTACTTTTGACATACCTACTCTAGTTAAACTGGCCCCAGATAACCCGGTAATGATAAGTAAGAATAAGGCATCTCAACTCGGGATTAATGATGGGGACGAGGTAGAGGTAATATCACTAACTACCGGGCAGAGAGTAAGGTGTAAAGTAAAAGTAAGTAAAGGGATCAGGGACGATACAGTGTTTGCCTATTTTGGCTTCGGCAGGCACGCGAGGGGTGAGAGGTTTGCGTATGGACACGGGTTTGATGTAAATAGCCTCATAAGTGAACAGATAACCGACCCAGTCTCCGGGAGTATAGCTCAGTCTCTAAATATAGTTAAGATCAGGACTTTAAAGTAG
- the cynS gene encoding cyanase, producing the protein MLDKSKARELMLERKREKKISWEELGKVIGRSPVYTAMLLYGYGQATEEEAEKLVKVLELPPEYKGILMEVPMRTPAQPWPPTDPFIYRLYEAVLLYGPAIKDVAHEMFGDGIMSMIDVTIDVGKTKDEKGNERMVLTFNGKWLKYARW; encoded by the coding sequence ATGCTAGATAAGTCTAAGGCTAGAGAGCTCATGTTAGAGAGAAAGAGAGAGAAGAAGATAAGTTGGGAAGAGTTAGGGAAGGTGATAGGTAGGAGCCCAGTTTATACGGCCATGTTATTATACGGTTACGGACAAGCTACTGAAGAAGAGGCTGAAAAATTGGTCAAGGTTTTAGAACTTCCCCCTGAATATAAGGGAATATTGATGGAAGTCCCGATGAGGACGCCAGCTCAACCTTGGCCGCCGACCGACCCATTTATATATAGGCTCTATGAGGCCGTATTACTCTACGGTCCTGCTATAAAGGATGTCGCACATGAGATGTTCGGCGACGGGATAATGAGCATGATAGATGTCACAATAGACGTAGGTAAGACAAAAGACGAAAAAGGAAACGAAAGAATGGTACTAACATTTAACGGAAAATGGTTAAAATATGCAAGGTGGTAA
- a CDS encoding FAD-binding oxidoreductase, whose amino-acid sequence MISKYVIKYLDREGIRFSDDSEVLRKESRDMTYMSPFLSRFSDIVGDIVVYPVNEDEVIKIVELCIEEHIPIIPRGGGMNNIGGLVPLRGGVIIDTRSMDKFILTHKEFIGEAGAKYFNKGKFNFPPRVYPSSFEDGVTVGGHIEGGCCGVGSFKYGWVWDQVTEIRMIDPRGKPRVLKGGDIKIASHAEGTTGIITMARLLIDNERYVTHVVEDSSPGKLLNTVMQAFDEGRDFYHVTLRSPQASEVTNVMPSDKWQLFIAHSKEEKVEGIDGKEIWENKHVFYGGVTKAYYKKFGRVYYMIKDVDVSLASDVISRLPKGTITQVEFIAGRLAHIFILTDSETKYLKIKEDMENLEGSIFELHDLRINSRLDSYHLQKIIQFKRKYDKEDLFNPGKVDFIRQ is encoded by the coding sequence ATGATCTCAAAGTATGTTATAAAATATTTAGATAGAGAAGGGATCCGGTTTTCCGACGATAGTGAGGTATTAAGAAAAGAATCTCGTGACATGACTTATATGTCTCCTTTTTTATCAAGATTTTCAGACATAGTAGGCGACATTGTAGTATATCCGGTAAATGAGGATGAGGTCATTAAGATTGTAGAGTTATGCATTGAAGAACACATTCCGATTATACCTCGTGGAGGAGGGATGAATAATATAGGTGGATTAGTCCCTTTAAGAGGTGGGGTTATTATTGATACAAGGTCAATGGATAAGTTTATCCTTACCCACAAGGAGTTTATCGGGGAAGCCGGAGCAAAGTATTTCAATAAGGGTAAGTTCAATTTTCCCCCTAGAGTATATCCATCTTCATTCGAGGATGGGGTCACCGTAGGCGGGCACATAGAAGGAGGATGTTGTGGGGTAGGGAGTTTCAAATACGGGTGGGTCTGGGATCAAGTAACGGAAATAAGGATGATAGACCCGAGAGGTAAGCCCAGGGTACTAAAAGGAGGTGATATAAAAATAGCTTCTCATGCCGAGGGGACTACGGGCATTATAACAATGGCCAGGTTACTTATAGATAATGAAAGGTATGTTACACATGTTGTTGAAGACAGTTCACCTGGCAAACTGCTAAATACCGTTATGCAAGCTTTTGACGAAGGAAGAGACTTTTATCATGTCACGTTAAGGAGCCCTCAAGCAAGCGAGGTCACGAACGTAATGCCCAGTGATAAGTGGCAGTTATTTATAGCACATTCTAAAGAGGAGAAAGTGGAGGGAATCGACGGAAAAGAGATCTGGGAAAATAAACACGTTTTTTATGGTGGAGTTACTAAAGCATACTATAAGAAATTTGGGAGAGTATATTATATGATCAAGGACGTCGACGTTAGTTTAGCCAGTGATGTAATTTCCCGTTTACCTAAAGGTACTATAACTCAAGTTGAGTTTATAGCTGGGAGATTGGCACACATATTTATACTAACGGATTCCGAAACTAAATACTTGAAAATAAAAGAGGATATGGAGAACCTAGAGGGGAGCATATTTGAACTGCATGACCTAAGGATAAACAGTCGTCTTGATAGCTATCATTTACAGAAAATAATTCAGTTTAAAAGGAAATATGATAAAGAAGACTTATTTAATCCGGGGAAGGTCGATTTCATTAGGCAATAG